In Dyadobacter subterraneus, a single genomic region encodes these proteins:
- a CDS encoding 6-pyruvoyl trahydropterin synthase family protein: MAHKVAVFRKEHFNAAHRLHNPDWSDEKNEEVFGKCNNPNFHGHNYELIIQVIGELNQETGFVIDMKVLSAILKDNVLDRFDHKNLNLDVEEFRNLNPSAENIAVVIYNILRPKIDAELALKIRLYETERNFVEYPVD, translated from the coding sequence ATGGCTCATAAAGTGGCTGTGTTTCGTAAAGAACACTTCAATGCGGCTCATCGTCTTCATAATCCAGACTGGTCGGATGAGAAGAATGAGGAGGTTTTTGGCAAGTGTAACAATCCGAATTTTCATGGTCATAATTACGAACTTATCATTCAGGTAATTGGCGAATTAAATCAGGAAACTGGTTTTGTGATTGATATGAAAGTACTGAGTGCTATCTTGAAGGATAATGTACTTGATCGTTTCGATCACAAAAATCTGAATCTTGATGTTGAAGAATTCAGGAATTTAAATCCATCCGCCGAGAATATTGCGGTTGTTATTTACAATATTCTCAGACCAAAAATTGATGCAGAGCTTGCTCTGAAAATTAGATTATATGAAACAGAACGAAACTTTGTTGAATACCCGGTCGATTGA
- a CDS encoding Gfo/Idh/MocA family protein, translating into MDRRNFLQKATLAGSATGILPSILLNKETEQARDKVRIGFIGVGLRGRNHLQQALFRPDVEVNAICDIDSNSVKAALDLVKKAGRKEPAVYSKGDEDFLNMVKRDDLDAVLIATPWQWHVPMTIAAMKAGKYAAVEVSATVTLQESWDLVDTFEKTGSHCMILENVCYRRDVMAILKMIREGMFGEMTYAHCGYQHDLRGIKFNNGTSNEGYGVEFGEKGYSEAKWRTQHSVDRNGDIYPTHGLGPVAHWMNINRGNKFNYLTSTATKPLGLHKYVVDHGGKDHPNAKVNFKLGDVVTTVIQCHNGENIVIIHDTNSPRPYSLGFRAQGTEGIWMNDGHTIYLEDVSPKKHEAEPDAPYLKKYDHPLWTKYEKEAENAGHGGIDYFVFRGFIEAVKRKVAPPIDVYDAAVWSAISPLSELSIARGSSPVEIPDFTRGKWKTNKPIFGLNDEF; encoded by the coding sequence ATGGATAGACGAAATTTTCTTCAAAAAGCAACATTAGCCGGCTCAGCAACAGGAATTTTACCATCAATACTTTTAAACAAAGAAACGGAACAAGCGAGGGATAAAGTTAGAATTGGTTTTATTGGCGTAGGTCTGCGCGGCCGCAATCATTTACAGCAGGCACTTTTCCGGCCGGATGTGGAAGTGAACGCAATTTGTGACATTGATTCCAATTCCGTTAAAGCGGCATTGGACCTGGTTAAAAAAGCGGGCAGAAAAGAACCAGCCGTGTATTCCAAAGGCGATGAAGATTTCCTGAATATGGTGAAACGCGACGATCTGGACGCTGTATTAATTGCAACGCCTTGGCAATGGCACGTTCCCATGACCATTGCAGCTATGAAAGCAGGAAAATATGCAGCTGTGGAGGTTTCTGCCACTGTGACTTTACAGGAATCGTGGGATCTGGTTGATACTTTTGAAAAAACAGGTTCTCATTGCATGATCCTGGAAAATGTTTGTTACCGCAGAGATGTAATGGCTATTTTGAAAATGATCCGCGAAGGAATGTTTGGTGAAATGACCTATGCGCATTGCGGTTACCAGCATGATTTGCGTGGAATTAAATTCAACAACGGAACCAGCAATGAAGGTTATGGAGTTGAATTTGGAGAAAAAGGATATTCAGAAGCGAAGTGGCGTACACAGCATTCCGTTGACCGAAATGGCGATATTTATCCGACGCACGGATTAGGTCCGGTTGCGCACTGGATGAATATTAATCGTGGAAATAAATTTAATTATCTTACCTCAACGGCAACAAAACCGTTAGGTTTGCATAAATATGTCGTAGATCACGGTGGAAAAGATCACCCGAATGCGAAAGTAAATTTCAAATTAGGTGATGTTGTAACGACCGTAATCCAGTGCCATAATGGAGAAAACATTGTGATCATTCACGATACAAATTCTCCCCGCCCCTATTCGCTTGGTTTCAGAGCGCAGGGAACTGAGGGAATCTGGATGAATGATGGTCATACAATTTATCTTGAAGACGTTTCTCCGAAAAAACATGAAGCTGAGCCGGATGCTCCTTATTTGAAAAAATATGATCATCCGCTTTGGACAAAATACGAAAAAGAAGCTGAAAATGCTGGCCACGGTGGAATTGATTATTTTGTTTTCCGCGGTTTTATTGAAGCTGTAAAAAGAAAAGTTGCTCCTCCTATCGACGTTTATGATGCGGCGGTCTGGAGTGCAATTAGTCCGCTTTCAGAATTATCAATTGCTCGTGGAAGCTCCCCGGTAGAAATTCCGGATTTTACCAGAGGAAAATGGAAAACCAATAAGCCGATTTTTGGCTTGAATGATGAATTTTAA
- a CDS encoding sugar MFS transporter: MTNKKNEYLGPLVIIGVIFFVMGFITWVNGTLITFFKKAFSLDNTSSYLVTFAFFISYVIMAIPCSMVVKKTGFKNGMSLALLVMAAGTLIFIPAAEMASYPLFLVGLFTIGIGLTVLQTASNPYATILGPRESAAQRISVMGIANKGAGIISQVVIGKLLLAGAESADPKDELDKVVVPYLILTAILVALALIIRMSKGLVEVSEEEEETPGVPQAVQKTSVFQYPNLVLGVIALFCYVGAEVIAADTIISYGVSLGIPESEARVFGAYTLGGMMFGYVLGIVLIPKFVSQQAYMIFSASLGLVVTVIAFLTTGFTSVMCIAVLGFANAVIWPALWPLALSGLGKFTKIASALLVMGISGGAIMPLIYGGLADSIGSTQKAYLIVLPLYAFILYFGLVGHKKKSW, translated from the coding sequence ATGACTAATAAGAAAAACGAATACCTTGGCCCTCTTGTAATTATTGGTGTAATTTTCTTTGTGATGGGCTTCATCACATGGGTTAACGGAACCCTGATTACTTTCTTCAAAAAAGCATTTTCACTGGATAACACCAGTTCTTACCTTGTTACTTTTGCGTTTTTTATATCCTATGTGATCATGGCAATCCCATGTTCCATGGTTGTTAAAAAAACCGGTTTCAAAAATGGTATGTCACTGGCACTTCTTGTAATGGCCGCCGGAACGCTTATTTTTATTCCTGCTGCTGAAATGGCTTCTTATCCATTGTTTCTTGTAGGACTTTTCACAATCGGGATCGGACTTACCGTTCTTCAAACCGCTTCTAATCCATATGCAACCATTCTTGGGCCTCGTGAAAGTGCTGCACAAAGAATCAGTGTAATGGGAATTGCCAACAAAGGCGCTGGTATCATTAGTCAGGTTGTTATTGGTAAATTACTTTTGGCAGGTGCGGAATCGGCAGATCCGAAAGATGAGCTTGATAAAGTGGTGGTACCATATCTTATCCTTACGGCCATTCTTGTTGCTTTGGCACTGATAATCCGGATGAGCAAAGGTCTTGTTGAAGTGAGTGAAGAAGAAGAGGAAACGCCAGGTGTACCTCAGGCTGTACAAAAAACGAGCGTATTTCAATATCCAAATCTTGTTTTGGGTGTGATCGCCCTATTTTGTTATGTTGGTGCAGAGGTAATTGCAGCAGATACTATTATCAGCTACGGTGTATCTTTGGGTATTCCTGAAAGTGAAGCAAGGGTTTTTGGAGCCTATACTTTGGGCGGAATGATGTTCGGATATGTTTTGGGTATCGTACTTATTCCTAAATTCGTCTCTCAACAGGCTTACATGATTTTCTCTGCAAGTTTAGGACTTGTTGTTACCGTCATTGCATTCCTGACTACCGGATTCACATCCGTAATGTGTATTGCTGTTCTTGGTTTTGCTAACGCAGTTATCTGGCCTGCATTGTGGCCGCTTGCGCTTAGCGGACTTGGTAAATTTACAAAAATTGCGTCTGCGCTTTTGGTAATGGGTATTTCAGGTGGTGCGATTATGCCATTGATTTACGGAGGTCTTGCGGATTCCATTGGCAGCACACAAAAAGCTTACCTAATCGTACTTCCTCTTTACGCATTTATATTATATTTCGGCCTTGTTGGTCATAAAAAGAAAAGCTGGTAG
- the folE gene encoding GTP cyclohydrolase I FolE, which produces MKQNETLLNTRSIDNFDVEEIGDEHLFSSIETPMRPDAFALEDDVKIELIEKHFRHIMEIMGLDLTDDSLKGTPKRVAKMYIKEVFSGLDPKNKPKVALFDNKYKYDQMLVEKDISVFSNCEHHFVPIYGKAHIAYISSGKVIGLSKLNRIVEYFSKRPQVQERLTVQIANELKQALQTEDVAVVIDAKHMCVQSRGVRDAGSSTVTAYYGGKFEQEATKKEFLAYLGM; this is translated from the coding sequence ATGAAACAGAACGAAACTTTGTTGAATACCCGGTCGATTGACAATTTTGATGTTGAGGAAATTGGCGATGAGCATCTTTTTTCTTCTATTGAAACACCCATGCGTCCCGATGCCTTTGCGTTGGAAGACGATGTGAAGATTGAACTGATTGAAAAACATTTTCGCCATATCATGGAAATCATGGGTTTGGACCTTACAGACGATAGTTTGAAAGGCACTCCAAAGCGTGTAGCAAAAATGTATATCAAGGAAGTTTTTAGCGGTCTTGATCCTAAAAACAAGCCAAAAGTTGCTTTGTTTGATAATAAATACAAGTATGATCAAATGCTTGTAGAAAAAGATATCTCCGTTTTTTCAAACTGTGAACACCATTTTGTTCCAATTTATGGAAAAGCGCATATCGCATATATTTCCAGTGGAAAAGTGATTGGTTTATCAAAACTGAACCGGATCGTAGAATATTTCTCTAAACGCCCACAAGTTCAGGAAAGACTGACCGTTCAGATTGCGAATGAATTAAAACAAGCCTTGCAGACAGAAGATGTGGCTGTGGTGATTGACGCAAAACATATGTGCGTACAATCAAGAGGCGTTCGTGATGCAGGAAGCTCAACAGTAACTGCATACTACGGGGGGAAATTTGAACAGGAAGCTACAAAGAAGGAATTCCTGGCTTATTTGGGAATGTAA
- the ispG gene encoding (E)-4-hydroxy-3-methylbut-2-enyl-diphosphate synthase, whose amino-acid sequence MSILTAPENKLNIYCPSLTEYKRRETITIKIGDIPMGSDYPIRIQSMTTVDTMDTQGSIEEVIRMVESGCEYVRITAPSVKEAQNLENIRNGLRQRGIFVPLIADIHFTPNAAELAARIVEKVRINPGNYADRKRFEVIDYTDSSYAAELERIREKFIPLIKICKEYGTAMRIGTNHGSLSDRILSRYGDTPLGMVESALEFLRICEEFNYFNIALSMKSSNTQVMVEAYRLLVQRLDEEGLKPYPLHLGVTEAGEAEDGRIKSAVGIGTLLEDGLGDTVRVSLTEAPEKEAPVARALVERYNHRAPHEHIDAIESCPINPFQYTRRETQEVFNIGGLNVPRVIADYSDLSVEQYDDLKSIGHFFLPVPDKWAMNDQGADFIYSGSNAIPFMLPNGLKEILDHEQWLKHTDRTNKFPAFTVHEYYSATETSSQLNFIKGNIHQFDIPFLEKIRHEKNIVLLLHSENHHAMPEMRRFFYRLTEMKIKTPVIIQRTYETDLGDSLTLYSATDIGGLLVDGFGDGILLSPDFQYPISHKEKLALATTYNSIAFGILQAARTRMSKTEYISCPSCGRTLFDLQETTAMIRKYTEHLKGLKIGIMGCIVNGPGEMADADYGYVGMGKDKIALYRGQEVVKRSVTAAKAVDELIELIKEDGRWIDPGQDEAFNLS is encoded by the coding sequence ATGTCCATTTTGACAGCTCCTGAGAATAAATTAAATATATATTGCCCTTCCCTGACAGAATATAAACGCAGGGAAACGATTACAATTAAAATTGGTGACATTCCAATGGGATCTGATTATCCGATCAGAATTCAATCTATGACAACGGTTGATACCATGGATACGCAGGGATCGATTGAGGAAGTAATCCGCATGGTTGAATCCGGATGCGAGTACGTACGTATAACGGCGCCAAGTGTTAAAGAAGCCCAAAATCTTGAAAATATTCGTAATGGATTGCGTCAAAGAGGAATTTTTGTTCCTCTGATTGCAGATATCCATTTTACGCCAAATGCTGCTGAACTTGCAGCCAGAATTGTTGAAAAAGTTCGTATCAATCCGGGAAATTACGCGGATAGAAAACGTTTCGAAGTAATCGATTATACCGATTCTTCATATGCAGCCGAACTGGAACGTATCCGGGAAAAATTCATTCCGCTCATCAAAATCTGTAAAGAATACGGAACTGCGATGCGCATTGGTACCAACCACGGATCGCTTTCTGACCGTATTTTAAGTCGGTATGGTGACACACCGCTTGGAATGGTTGAATCTGCACTGGAATTTTTAAGGATCTGTGAAGAATTCAATTATTTTAACATTGCACTTTCTATGAAATCCAGCAACACGCAGGTGATGGTGGAAGCATACCGTTTACTCGTTCAAAGATTGGATGAAGAAGGCTTGAAACCTTATCCATTACATTTGGGTGTAACAGAAGCTGGTGAGGCGGAAGATGGAAGAATAAAATCAGCCGTTGGAATTGGTACTTTGCTGGAAGATGGCTTAGGTGATACCGTTCGTGTTTCACTTACTGAGGCACCTGAAAAAGAAGCACCGGTTGCTCGCGCTTTGGTTGAAAGATATAATCACCGTGCGCCTCATGAGCATATTGATGCAATCGAATCTTGTCCGATCAATCCTTTTCAATATACAAGAAGAGAAACGCAGGAAGTATTTAATATTGGAGGATTAAATGTTCCGCGTGTTATAGCGGATTATTCTGATCTCTCTGTTGAACAATATGATGATTTAAAAAGTATTGGTCATTTCTTTTTGCCAGTACCTGATAAATGGGCAATGAACGATCAGGGTGCAGATTTTATTTATTCAGGAAGCAACGCCATTCCATTTATGTTACCAAATGGTTTGAAAGAAATTCTTGATCATGAACAATGGCTTAAACATACTGACCGGACAAATAAATTCCCGGCATTCACAGTTCATGAATATTATTCAGCCACTGAAACGTCTTCCCAATTAAATTTCATCAAAGGCAATATTCATCAGTTTGATATTCCTTTTCTTGAAAAAATCCGTCACGAAAAAAATATAGTATTGCTGCTGCATTCCGAAAATCATCATGCGATGCCGGAAATGCGGAGGTTTTTCTATCGCTTGACAGAAATGAAAATAAAAACGCCGGTAATTATCCAGCGTACATACGAAACTGACCTTGGCGATAGTTTAACTTTATATTCGGCAACGGATATTGGTGGATTGTTAGTAGACGGTTTTGGCGACGGGATTTTGTTATCGCCGGATTTTCAATATCCGATTTCACATAAAGAAAAACTTGCCTTAGCCACAACTTATAACAGCATCGCTTTCGGAATTTTGCAAGCCGCAAGAACGCGGATGTCAAAAACGGAATATATCTCCTGCCCTTCCTGTGGCAGGACTTTGTTTGATTTACAGGAAACAACAGCCATGATCCGGAAATATACCGAGCATTTGAAGGGTTTGAAAATCGGGATTATGGGTTGTATTGTAAACGGACCGGGAGAAATGGCTGATGCCGACTACGGTTATGTGGGTATGGGTAAAGATAAAATTGCTTTATACCGTGGACAGGAAGTTGTAAAACGTTCTGTTACAGCTGCGAAGGCAGTAGACGAATTAATTGAACTGATCAAGGAAGACGGCCGCTGGATTGATCCGGGACAGGATGAAGCTTTCAATCTTTCTTAA
- a CDS encoding TIM barrel protein: MTFSRRDFLKKAGATALMATTLTDLFAESAAKKMFFDISLAEWSLHKELFAKKITNMDFPELAKKEFGISIVEYVNQFFKDKAEDKTYLNELLQRCKDNGVTNNLIMIDGEGGLGELDPAVRNKAVENHYKWVECAKYLGCKTIRVNAFGKGTNEEIAKAAVEGLGKLGEFAKKTGINVIVENHGGSSSNGQWLSGVMKHVNMKNVGTLPDFGNFCIKRKQGSFECEESYDRYQGTKELMPFAKGVSAKTYDFDEKGNCIETDYTKILKIVKDSGFKGIAGIEYEGSKLSEREGIKATKALLERVGPTI; this comes from the coding sequence ATGACTTTTTCAAGACGCGATTTTTTAAAGAAAGCAGGCGCAACTGCGTTGATGGCTACTACACTGACAGATCTTTTTGCGGAATCCGCTGCTAAAAAAATGTTCTTTGATATTTCCCTTGCTGAGTGGTCGCTTCACAAGGAATTATTTGCCAAGAAAATCACCAACATGGATTTCCCTGAACTGGCTAAAAAAGAATTCGGGATTTCTATTGTTGAATATGTAAATCAGTTTTTCAAAGACAAAGCAGAAGACAAAACGTATCTGAACGAACTTTTGCAAAGATGTAAGGATAATGGCGTTACCAATAACCTGATCATGATTGATGGTGAAGGCGGACTTGGAGAACTGGATCCTGCGGTAAGAAATAAAGCAGTTGAAAATCACTACAAATGGGTTGAATGCGCAAAATATCTGGGTTGCAAAACGATCCGTGTAAATGCTTTTGGAAAAGGTACCAATGAAGAAATCGCAAAAGCAGCCGTAGAAGGACTTGGTAAACTTGGGGAATTCGCTAAGAAAACAGGAATCAATGTAATCGTTGAAAACCACGGTGGATCTTCATCAAACGGTCAGTGGCTATCTGGCGTAATGAAACACGTGAATATGAAAAACGTTGGAACATTACCGGATTTCGGAAACTTCTGTATCAAAAGAAAACAAGGAAGTTTCGAATGCGAAGAATCATACGACCGCTACCAGGGAACAAAAGAATTGATGCCGTTCGCAAAAGGTGTAAGTGCCAAAACTTATGATTTTGACGAAAAAGGAAATTGCATCGAAACAGATTATACCAAAATTCTTAAAATCGTGAAAGACAGCGGTTTCAAAGGCATCGCTGGTATCGAATACGAAGGAAGCAAACTTTCAGAACGCGAAGGAATTAAGGCAACGAAGGCACTTTTGGAGCGTGTTGGACCGACTATTTAA
- a CDS encoding cation diffusion facilitator family transporter, with protein sequence MQINQNKRKQRLILLSFVASIILTGLKFFAFYLTDSNAILSDALESIINVIASGFAFYSIYLSAQPKDRNHPYGHGKIEFFSAGFEGALIVIASLFIIIEAVKRIMEPAPIQNLAQGAIFIVITIIVNMLIGYKLVEEGKKANSLALTADGRHLLSDSVSSVVLIVSVGLIMLTGQIWIDSAASLLFGLFLAYNGFQLVSKSVAGLMDATDENLLEKIVQSISENKKDHWVDVHNLRVQQYGSDLHIDCHLTLPYYWELQKAHEAIHEFENILKENHTGETEIFVHADPCLPKCCYFCKMKICPVRQYDFVKDIDWDAANLVKNQKLFEDASLKLNV encoded by the coding sequence ATGCAAATAAACCAAAATAAGCGTAAACAACGTCTCATCCTGCTCTCTTTTGTAGCAAGTATTATCCTGACGGGGTTAAAGTTTTTTGCGTTTTACCTGACAGATTCGAATGCAATCCTGAGCGACGCACTCGAATCCATCATCAATGTGATCGCAAGCGGTTTCGCATTTTACAGCATATATCTTTCCGCTCAGCCAAAAGATAGAAATCATCCTTACGGCCACGGAAAAATCGAATTTTTCTCCGCCGGTTTTGAAGGGGCATTAATTGTTATTGCTTCACTTTTTATCATTATTGAAGCTGTAAAAAGAATAATGGAGCCTGCTCCTATCCAGAATCTGGCGCAGGGAGCTATTTTCATAGTCATTACGATCATCGTAAATATGCTGATCGGTTATAAACTGGTTGAGGAAGGAAAAAAGGCAAATTCGCTTGCTCTGACCGCAGATGGAAGACATTTATTATCAGATAGCGTTAGCAGCGTGGTGCTAATCGTCAGTGTGGGATTGATTATGCTGACCGGACAAATCTGGATTGACAGTGCAGCTTCTTTATTATTCGGATTATTTTTAGCTTACAACGGTTTTCAATTGGTCAGTAAATCGGTTGCCGGATTAATGGATGCAACGGATGAAAATCTGCTTGAAAAAATTGTGCAATCGATTTCCGAAAATAAAAAAGATCATTGGGTTGATGTTCACAATTTAAGAGTGCAGCAGTACGGCTCTGATCTGCATATTGACTGTCATCTTACTTTACCTTACTATTGGGAATTACAAAAAGCACATGAAGCAATTCATGAATTTGAAAATATTTTAAAAGAAAACCATACGGGTGAAACTGAGATTTTTGTGCATGCCGATCCTTGTTTGCCTAAATGCTGCTATTTCTGTAAAATGAAAATCTGCCCGGTAAGACAATATGATTTTGTGAAAGATATTGATTGGGACGCCGCCAATCTGGTCAAAAATCAAAAGCTATTTGAAGACGCAAGCCTTAAACTGAATGTATAA
- a CDS encoding NUDIX domain-containing protein has translation MRGISTENNWKTLSSKTVYENAWLEISHREVINPAGKDGIYGVVKFKNKALGIIPVDENGNIYLVGQFRYTLNEYSWEIPEGGGPFDEDVLDAAKRELKEETGLLASNWTRLSRIHTSNSATDEEGFLFLAEGLSQSEAEPEETEELQVKKIHLSEAVEMVMRSEITDAISIAGILMAARLKGI, from the coding sequence ATGCGGGGAATAAGTACAGAAAATAATTGGAAGACGCTTTCTTCCAAGACGGTGTATGAGAATGCGTGGCTGGAAATCAGTCACCGTGAAGTGATTAACCCTGCCGGAAAAGATGGAATTTATGGTGTTGTAAAATTTAAAAACAAAGCGCTCGGCATCATTCCTGTTGATGAAAACGGAAATATTTACCTCGTTGGTCAGTTTCGGTATACGTTAAATGAATATTCCTGGGAAATTCCGGAAGGTGGCGGACCTTTTGATGAGGATGTGCTGGATGCCGCAAAAAGAGAATTAAAGGAAGAAACTGGTTTATTGGCCAGCAACTGGACAAGATTATCAAGGATCCATACCTCAAATTCTGCAACGGATGAGGAAGGATTTCTTTTTCTGGCGGAGGGTTTAAGCCAAAGCGAGGCGGAACCAGAGGAAACAGAAGAATTACAGGTGAAAAAGATTCACTTGTCGGAAGCCGTGGAAATGGTAATGCGTTCAGAAATTACGGATGCCATTTCGATCGCCGGAATTTTAATGGCCGCACGGCTGAAAGGAATATAG
- a CDS encoding GHMP family kinase ATP-binding protein → MRISTPGRICFFGEHQDYLGLPVIAAAISRRISIDGNYRNDDQIILHLPDLDEKIEFSLKETFPYIIQRDYFRSTINVLKRKGLVFSKGFECTIHGNIPINSGTSSSSALIVSWAHFLDKMCDNPANFSQKELGEIANAAEVLEFGEPGGMMDHYSTAIGNVIYLESTPEIHVEALTPKLGTFVLGDSLEPKDTLGILSRCRYGMEDVIKKVTKYDPYFSIFKTQMAQSSDYKKLLSQDELSLLQANIDDRDILLQGKALLSQTVEEAGTEAFDKELGSLLYRHYKNLRDHKRTSTPKIERMMDAALSAGALGGKINGSGGGGCMFVYAPNNAQEVAEAIDGAGGRSYIITVDSGTRIEG, encoded by the coding sequence ATGAGAATCTCAACGCCAGGTCGTATTTGTTTTTTCGGTGAACACCAGGATTATTTGGGACTTCCCGTGATTGCAGCGGCCATTTCAAGAAGAATTAGTATCGACGGTAATTATAGAAATGATGATCAGATTATTCTTCATTTACCTGATTTAGATGAAAAAATAGAATTCTCTTTGAAGGAAACATTTCCTTATATCATTCAGAGAGATTATTTCAGAAGTACAATTAATGTTTTAAAAAGAAAAGGTCTTGTTTTTTCAAAAGGCTTTGAGTGCACGATCCATGGAAATATCCCGATTAATTCGGGTACTTCCAGCTCATCGGCGCTGATTGTTTCCTGGGCGCATTTTCTTGATAAAATGTGTGATAATCCGGCTAATTTTTCTCAAAAAGAATTAGGAGAAATTGCCAATGCAGCGGAAGTTCTGGAATTTGGAGAACCAGGCGGGATGATGGATCATTATTCAACCGCGATTGGAAATGTGATTTATCTTGAATCAACACCAGAAATTCACGTTGAGGCACTGACGCCAAAACTTGGCACTTTTGTACTTGGTGATTCGCTGGAACCAAAAGATACGCTGGGAATTCTTTCCCGCTGCCGTTATGGAATGGAAGATGTGATTAAAAAGGTGACTAAATACGATCCTTATTTTTCGATTTTTAAAACGCAGATGGCGCAGTCTTCTGACTACAAAAAGTTGCTATCTCAGGATGAATTAAGCCTTCTTCAGGCTAATATAGATGATCGGGATATTCTTTTACAGGGAAAAGCACTTTTGTCACAGACTGTTGAAGAAGCCGGAACCGAAGCTTTTGATAAGGAATTGGGCTCATTGCTATACAGACATTACAAAAATCTTCGTGATCACAAGCGTACCTCAACACCCAAAATTGAGCGAATGATGGATGCTGCGCTTTCAGCAGGTGCCTTGGGTGGAAAAATAAACGGCTCAGGCGGTGGTGGTTGTATGTTTGTGTATGCACCAAACAATGCCCAGGAAGTTGCAGAAGCCATTGATGGTGCAGGTGGAAGAAGTTATATTATCACTGTCGATTCGGGAACACGGATTGAGGGGTAA